The sequence CTGAAACAAACTTACAGGGATCAAGAAATGGTCAAGGAATGGATTACTTTAATAATCCTGGAACTAAAACATATTTGTTCGGTTTGAAAGTTACATTTTAATATAATTGAAAATTATAGTAATCATGAGAAAAAATATATATAAGACGATGAAGACAGCCGGATTTGCTTTTGTTCTGCTGATTCTGGCTTCCTGCGATGGTCTTTGGATCGATACAGATTTAAATGTTGATCCAGATGCTCCGGCTGAAGTGCCAATGAAATTAATGCTACCTGCTATTCAGCAATCGGTTGGATACAATATGGGAGGTAACGATATTGTTAGAACAACAAACATTTGGATGCAGCAGTTTGATGGTGTTGATCGCCAATCTTTTACTGAATCACGTTACCAGTTGCTTCCTGCCGACGTTAATAATTTATGGAACTCGTTCTATACCGAAATATTTATGAACGGTTTGGTAATGATTGATAAAGCAGAGAATACAGAAGGAAAATACTCGCCACATAATGCAGGTGTTGCTAAAGTATTGGTGGCAACAACTTTGGGTATTACAACTGACGTATTTGGAGACATGCCTTTTAGTGAAGCTTTTAAAGGAAACGAAAGTGTTTTGGAACCTACATTTGATTCCCAGGAAACTTTATACTCAACACTTAATAGTTATCTTGACGGAGCTATTAGCGATTTTGGTAGCTCAGATAACGCAGTAGACGTTGAAGGTGATGTTATTTATGGCGGAGACGTTGACATGTGGAAAAAAGCAGCTTATTCGATTAAAGCTCGTCATGCACTGCAACTGACAGCCAAAAATGGAAATTCTGCATACGAAGCAGCACTTTCTGCAGCAGCAAATGGATTTACCTCTCTTGGAGACGACTACCAGGTGCCTTTTGAAACCAACAATAAGAACCCTATCTTCCAGTTTATGGAACAACGTACAGATATTCGTATGGGGGCAACTTTAGTTGATATGATGAAAGCTATCGAGGATCCGCGTATTC comes from uncultured Draconibacterium sp. and encodes:
- a CDS encoding SusD/RagB family nutrient-binding outer membrane lipoprotein encodes the protein MRKNIYKTMKTAGFAFVLLILASCDGLWIDTDLNVDPDAPAEVPMKLMLPAIQQSVGYNMGGNDIVRTTNIWMQQFDGVDRQSFTESRYQLLPADVNNLWNSFYTEIFMNGLVMIDKAENTEGKYSPHNAGVAKVLVATTLGITTDVFGDMPFSEAFKGNESVLEPTFDSQETLYSTLNSYLDGAISDFGSSDNAVDVEGDVIYGGDVDMWKKAAYSIKARHALQLTAKNGNSAYEAALSAAANGFTSLGDDYQVPFETNNKNPIFQFMEQRTDIRMGATLVDMMKAIEDPRIPFYVAEDGDGEYTGSVIGSENSNASHPGDYVAGATAPVVIMSYAELKFIEAEAHFALGHSDEAAEAFEAAVEASVTKVTGSFDQTWFDDNLGSETLTMELIMEQKYIASFGTNQAYADYRRTGLPALQLHPDALIQTIPNRFPYAQDEITYNGSNVPSVTISDKLWWDN